The Lutra lutra chromosome 10, mLutLut1.2, whole genome shotgun sequence genome contains a region encoding:
- the TIMM10 gene encoding mitochondrial import inner membrane translocase subunit Tim10: protein MDPLRAQQLAAELEVEMMADMYNRMTSACHRKCVPPHYKEAELSKGESVCLDRCVSKYLDIHERMGKKLTELSMQDEELMKRVQQSSGPV from the exons ATGGATCCGCTCAGGGCACAGCAACTGGCTGCGGAGCTGGAGGTAGAGATGATGGCTGATATGTACAACAG AATGACCAGTGCCTGCCACCGGAAGTGTGTGCCTCCCCACTACAAGGAAGCAGAACTGTCCAAGGGCGAGTCTGTGTGCCTGGACCGCTGTGTCTCCAAGTACCTGGACATCCACGAGCGGATGGGCAAGAAGCTGACAGAGTTGTCTATGCAGGATGAAGAGCTGATGAAGAGGGTGCAGCAGAGCTCCGGGCCGGTGTGA